A stretch of [Limnothrix rosea] IAM M-220 DNA encodes these proteins:
- a CDS encoding DUF421 domain-containing protein — MVNWEWITATSGTAVYMVILTAIAAYISLLLCTRLSGLRSFAKMSSFDFAITIAIGSLLAATILSKDPPFIQSIVALMTLFLMQYLVSWIRHRSPAFVHLVDNQPLLLMVGTEVIEKHLSKARISHADLKSKLRQGGIVNKDQILAVVLETTGDISIFKKGDYVLDLELFSNVKGRHYLVNK, encoded by the coding sequence ATGGTCAACTGGGAATGGATTACGGCAACATCTGGAACGGCAGTGTACATGGTGATCTTGACGGCGATCGCCGCTTATATTTCACTCCTTTTGTGTACCCGCCTCTCCGGTTTGAGAAGCTTTGCGAAAATGTCTAGCTTCGATTTCGCCATTACCATTGCCATTGGGTCACTCCTCGCCGCGACTATCTTGTCAAAAGATCCACCATTTATTCAAAGCATCGTTGCCTTAATGACATTATTTTTGATGCAGTACCTAGTGTCTTGGATTAGGCATCGATCTCCCGCATTTGTTCACTTAGTGGACAATCAACCTTTACTGTTGATGGTCGGTACAGAAGTCATTGAAAAACATTTATCAAAGGCACGTATCAGTCATGCAGACCTCAAGTCAAAGCTCCGCCAAGGGGGCATCGTTAATAAAGATCAAATTTTAGCAGTCGTCTTAGAAACAACCGGCGATATTTCGATTTTCAAAAAAGGCGATTATGTTTTGGACTTAGAGCTTTTTTCTAATGTAAAGGGTCGCCATTATCTCGTGAATAAGTAA
- a CDS encoding FAD-dependent oxidoreductase: MIQLSGQHTPFWMSSTSEGQFRPLTHNVFVDVAIVGGGIAGLTAAFLLKRAGKKVAVIEAEAIASKASGRTTAKITSLHQLVYAELIEKYGEAKARIYAESNQAALEQIVSLIKEEKIDCDFSRQDAYTFAESADNLDKIKAEAEAAIALGLPASFVDKTPLPFGVAGAVKFTDQAQFHIRKYLVALAEKIDGNGSYVFELSRVTSVESDEPCVVKAENGTVKAQDVIVTTNLPITDEGLFFAKTSPKRSYIVAAKIDQDKAPDGMFIGCGDSYRSIRTAPDGDDLLLLIGGEGHQVGDVTETEERYLALEEYGHEQFGIETYDYRWSGQDLKSRDGLPYIGNLTDEDEHIFIATGFSLWGVTNGTLAGMLLCDRLVGKENPWAELYDATRPVSFLDEEKKRKELFGDDDSADDADGDSNDKSIKINSSHLKEVGNGEGKVLSIDDEKVAIYRDENGKAMAMSAVCPHLGCTVNWNSAEKSWDCPCHGGRYDSKGAVINAPAVKDLKVLDCASS, translated from the coding sequence ATGATTCAGCTTTCGGGTCAACATACACCCTTTTGGATGAGTTCTACGAGTGAGGGGCAGTTTCGGCCTCTAACTCACAATGTTTTTGTCGATGTTGCGATTGTCGGTGGTGGTATTGCTGGTTTAACTGCAGCTTTTCTACTGAAACGCGCAGGCAAAAAAGTTGCTGTTATTGAGGCTGAGGCGATCGCCTCCAAGGCTAGTGGCCGTACAACTGCAAAAATTACATCTTTACACCAACTAGTTTATGCAGAGCTGATTGAAAAATATGGCGAAGCAAAAGCTCGTATCTACGCCGAGTCTAACCAGGCCGCTTTAGAGCAAATTGTCAGCCTGATTAAAGAAGAAAAAATTGATTGTGATTTTAGTCGCCAGGATGCCTATACCTTTGCCGAGTCCGCTGATAATCTCGACAAAATAAAAGCAGAGGCAGAGGCAGCAATAGCCCTCGGTTTACCTGCATCCTTTGTGGACAAAACACCTTTACCATTTGGCGTTGCAGGAGCGGTTAAATTTACAGACCAAGCGCAATTTCACATCCGCAAATACTTGGTGGCTTTAGCCGAAAAAATTGATGGCAACGGTAGTTATGTGTTTGAACTCAGCCGCGTTACCTCTGTCGAGTCGGATGAACCTTGTGTTGTCAAAGCGGAAAATGGCACGGTCAAGGCGCAAGATGTCATTGTGACAACGAATCTGCCGATTACGGATGAGGGGTTATTCTTCGCGAAAACCTCTCCTAAACGTTCTTATATTGTTGCGGCAAAAATTGATCAAGACAAAGCGCCTGACGGGATGTTCATTGGTTGTGGTGATTCATATCGTTCGATTCGTACAGCTCCGGATGGGGATGATTTATTGTTGCTCATCGGTGGGGAAGGTCACCAAGTGGGCGATGTAACGGAAACGGAGGAACGTTACTTAGCGCTGGAAGAATACGGGCATGAGCAATTTGGGATTGAGACCTATGACTATCGCTGGTCTGGTCAGGATTTGAAATCCCGCGATGGGTTACCGTACATCGGCAATCTCACGGATGAGGATGAACATATTTTTATTGCCACTGGTTTTAGTTTGTGGGGTGTTACCAATGGCACTCTCGCTGGTATGTTGCTCTGCGATCGCCTCGTGGGGAAAGAAAATCCTTGGGCAGAGTTGTACGACGCAACCCGTCCAGTCTCTTTCCTTGATGAAGAGAAGAAGAGAAAAGAACTCTTTGGTGACGATGACAGTGCTGATGATGCGGATGGTGACTCTAACGATAAGTCTATAAAAATCAATTCTAGTCATCTAAAGGAAGTCGGCAATGGTGAAGGAAAAGTCCTCTCCATCGACGACGAAAAAGTGGCAATCTATCGCGATGAAAACGGCAAAGCGATGGCCATGTCAGCTGTTTGTCCGCACCTCGGTTGTACTGTTAACTGGAACAGTGCCGAAAAAAGTTGGGATTGTCCCTGCCACGGTGGGCGCTACGACAGTAAAGGCGCTGTAATTAACGCTCCAGCAGTAAAGGATCTCAAGGTTCTCGACTGCGCTAGCAGCTAA
- a CDS encoding CsbD family protein, translated as MSTEDRLEATAKNIEGKAQEAAGEITGDKQDQAEGQAKQAEASAQHAVENAKDKVKSAID; from the coding sequence ATGAGTACTGAAGATCGTTTAGAAGCAACAGCTAAAAACATCGAAGGTAAAGCCCAAGAAGCAGCTGGTGAGATTACTGGCGACAAGCAAGACCAAGCAGAAGGTCAAGCAAAGCAAGCAGAAGCTTCCGCACAACATGCTGTTGAAAATGCTAAGGATAAAGTCAAAAGTGCCATTGACTAG
- a CDS encoding ribonucleoside-diphosphate reductase subunit alpha: MLKTTPTYTSDSATHSPQPSTPAKEATTYVIKRNGKRSPLDVSRIRDVVEWACQDLDANTIELEAGLKTRLKDGVTTREIQENLIQCALEMCSPEEPDWRYVAGRLHIWSLWKDTLVERGYQYGNFATLVAEKVAAGAYDDRLLQYSTAELDEANSWLNSDWDMDYDYAGAVLLTKRYLLDHELPQEAFLTCALLLALPEKPENRLKWARKFYEAIASRKVSLATPILANLRVPNGSLSSCFIIAMEDNLESIFREITNAARISKNGGGVGCNVSRIRATGSKVMGKDNASGGVIPWIKLLNDTAIAVNQGGRRAGAITISLDVWHLDVPEFLEMQTENGDQRRKAYDVFPQIVATDEFMRRVENKESWTLIDPYEVKEKLGLELAALWGQEFDQAYRKIEASLDKEIKLYKRIDARHLFKEIMRSQIETGMPYIAFKDTINRANPNKHEGYIPGVNLCVESFSNVVPGKFAHTCNLDSLNLANIADDELAEACEIAVRLLDNTIEITNTPFEDSGVHNKRYRTIGVGAMGLADWLAKRKLRYSNVEEIDHLFEDIGYYCTRTSVDLAKERGAYAAFEGSEWSKGNLIGAKPIQWYRDNAYKTERWETLSIDVKEYGIRNSHITAIAPNTSSSLVQGCTASILPAYSKFFYDKWAKGTVPIAPPYIADSFWFYQENKSLDQQTVVKAVATMQKWIDTGISMELIFNLNQGVYFPDEPERSLKAKDIFDTLMMSWKEGCKAIYYIRTVQKDDFKEGSEGCVACAN; encoded by the coding sequence ATGTTGAAGACAACGCCGACCTACACTAGCGATAGCGCCACTCATTCGCCTCAACCCTCCACACCCGCCAAAGAGGCAACGACCTACGTTATCAAACGCAATGGGAAGCGATCGCCCCTTGATGTGTCTCGCATTCGCGATGTGGTGGAATGGGCTTGTCAGGATCTTGATGCCAATACGATTGAGCTAGAAGCGGGTTTAAAAACGCGCCTCAAAGATGGCGTAACCACTAGGGAAATCCAAGAAAATTTAATTCAATGTGCCCTTGAAATGTGTAGTCCGGAGGAACCGGATTGGCGCTATGTTGCGGGTCGTCTACATATATGGAGTCTGTGGAAAGATACCCTAGTTGAGCGCGGTTATCAGTATGGCAACTTCGCTACCCTTGTCGCGGAAAAAGTGGCTGCAGGTGCCTACGATGATCGTCTGTTGCAATATTCCACTGCTGAGCTAGATGAAGCCAATAGCTGGCTCAATTCCGATTGGGATATGGACTATGACTATGCGGGCGCGGTTCTCCTCACCAAACGCTATCTGCTCGATCATGAGTTGCCCCAAGAAGCTTTTTTAACCTGTGCATTGCTGCTTGCATTGCCTGAGAAGCCAGAAAATCGTTTGAAGTGGGCGCGGAAATTTTATGAGGCGATCGCCAGCCGGAAGGTTTCTTTAGCCACTCCGATCTTGGCAAATTTGCGTGTGCCCAATGGATCTCTGTCGAGCTGTTTCATCATTGCGATGGAAGACAACCTTGAAAGTATTTTCCGTGAAATCACCAACGCAGCAAGAATTTCTAAAAATGGCGGTGGTGTCGGCTGTAATGTCAGTCGCATTCGCGCAACGGGCAGTAAAGTCATGGGTAAAGATAATGCCTCTGGCGGTGTGATTCCTTGGATTAAGCTCCTCAACGATACGGCGATCGCCGTCAATCAGGGAGGCAGAAGAGCAGGGGCAATCACTATTTCCCTAGATGTGTGGCATTTAGACGTGCCCGAATTTTTAGAGATGCAAACCGAAAATGGTGACCAGCGCCGTAAAGCCTACGATGTTTTTCCCCAGATTGTCGCAACCGATGAATTTATGCGTCGGGTGGAAAATAAAGAGTCTTGGACATTAATCGATCCCTACGAAGTTAAAGAAAAACTTGGCCTTGAGCTAGCCGCATTATGGGGTCAAGAATTTGACCAAGCCTACCGAAAAATCGAAGCCAGCCTCGACAAGGAAATCAAGCTCTACAAACGCATCGATGCCCGTCATCTGTTTAAAGAAATCATGCGATCGCAGATCGAAACAGGCATGCCCTACATTGCCTTTAAAGACACCATTAATCGCGCCAATCCCAACAAACATGAAGGCTACATTCCCGGTGTCAATCTTTGTGTTGAATCTTTTTCCAATGTTGTGCCCGGCAAATTTGCCCACACCTGCAATCTTGACTCGTTAAATCTTGCAAATATTGCGGATGATGAGCTTGCCGAAGCCTGTGAAATTGCAGTGCGGCTTCTCGATAACACTATTGAAATTACCAATACACCTTTTGAAGATAGTGGCGTTCACAATAAGCGCTATCGGACAATCGGCGTTGGTGCAATGGGTCTCGCTGACTGGCTTGCCAAACGCAAACTGCGCTATAGCAACGTCGAAGAAATTGATCACCTTTTTGAAGATATTGGTTACTATTGCACCCGCACCTCTGTCGATCTTGCAAAAGAGCGGGGAGCTTATGCCGCTTTTGAAGGGAGTGAATGGAGCAAAGGAAATCTCATTGGTGCAAAACCGATCCAGTGGTATCGCGACAATGCTTACAAAACTGAGCGTTGGGAAACCCTCAGCATCGATGTAAAAGAATATGGCATCCGTAATTCTCACATTACGGCGATCGCCCCGAATACTTCTTCCTCGTTGGTTCAGGGTTGTACCGCCAGTATTTTGCCCGCCTACAGCAAGTTCTTCTATGACAAATGGGCGAAGGGAACAGTACCCATTGCACCACCCTACATTGCCGATTCCTTTTGGTTTTACCAAGAAAATAAAAGTCTTGACCAACAAACTGTCGTGAAAGCCGTTGCCACCATGCAAAAGTGGATTGATACTGGCATTTCCATGGAACTAATTTTTAATCTCAACCAAGGCGTTTATTTCCCCGATGAACCAGAGCGATCGCTCAAAGCCAAGGATATTTTCGATACTTTAATGATGTCTTGGAAAGAAGGCTGTAAGGCTATTTATTACATTCGCACCGTCCAAAAAGATGACTTCAAAGAAGGCTCTGAAGGTTGCGTCGCTTGCGCAAACTAG
- a CDS encoding DUF29 domain-containing protein, with product MQPNPTQSLYEQDFSAWLEKTAQQLRAGDYQNLDHNNLIEEIESLGKREKRELESRLTTLFEHALKRQYLDLPECYRGWDSTIRRTQKEIIKVLRDSPSLKVFLRDIYLDCYQDALENMRLEYSANFPENYPFETDTTKLLESSFVESDG from the coding sequence ATGCAGCCAAATCCAACTCAAAGTTTATACGAACAAGATTTTTCTGCTTGGTTGGAAAAAACCGCTCAACAGTTACGTGCTGGTGATTATCAAAACCTCGACCACAACAATCTAATCGAAGAAATAGAATCTTTGGGAAAACGCGAAAAACGTGAGCTAGAAAGCCGTTTAACAACTCTTTTTGAACATGCTCTGAAGCGTCAATATCTTGATCTGCCCGAATGCTATCGAGGCTGGGATTCCACTATTCGACGCACACAGAAAGAAATAATTAAAGTATTGCGAGACTCTCCGAGTTTAAAAGTTTTTCTACGCGATATTTATTTAGATTGCTATCAAGATGCCCTCGAAAATATGCGCTTGGAATATAGTGCAAACTTCCCAGAAAATTATCCTTTTGAAACAGATACAACTAAGTTATTGGAGTCTAGCTTTGTTGAGTCTGACGGATAA
- a CDS encoding DNA polymerase III subunit delta' encodes MISLDQVVGQPQAITLLRQAIATDKIAPAYLFAGAAGVGRSLAARGFSTELMTQGVPLEDQRLIRYKLHKNNHPDLLWVEPTYQHQGKLYTPSQAAEAGLKRKAPPQIRIEQIRQISEFLARPALEAPRCMVVIEEAQTMAESPANALLKTLEEPGKATLVLLAPSADSLLPTLVSRCQKIPFYRLSQANVAQILTEKGFQHILDDDTILAIAQGSPGEAIAIYELLSNVPQELLAKLKQIPRQPLQALILAKELSAALDTEVQMRLIDYLQYHYWQMTGKRDAIERLEQTRKYLRGYVQPRLVWETFFLENCGVF; translated from the coding sequence ATGATTTCCCTCGATCAGGTGGTTGGACAACCGCAGGCAATTACGTTATTAAGGCAGGCGATCGCCACTGATAAAATTGCACCAGCTTATCTGTTTGCGGGAGCAGCGGGAGTGGGTCGAAGTCTTGCAGCGCGGGGCTTTAGCACTGAGCTCATGACCCAAGGTGTGCCGCTAGAAGATCAACGTTTAATTCGTTACAAACTTCATAAAAATAATCATCCTGATCTCCTCTGGGTGGAGCCAACCTACCAGCATCAAGGCAAACTTTACACGCCATCCCAAGCGGCTGAGGCGGGACTAAAACGTAAAGCTCCTCCCCAAATTCGCATTGAACAGATTCGTCAAATTTCAGAATTTTTAGCGCGTCCAGCACTGGAAGCTCCCCGCTGTATGGTGGTCATCGAAGAGGCTCAGACCATGGCGGAATCTCCGGCGAATGCTTTACTGAAAACGCTAGAGGAACCGGGCAAGGCGACGCTTGTTTTGCTGGCTCCCAGTGCTGATAGTCTTTTGCCGACTTTGGTGTCTCGCTGCCAGAAAATTCCGTTTTATCGGCTGTCCCAAGCAAATGTGGCGCAAATTCTCACGGAAAAGGGATTTCAGCATATTCTCGACGATGACACAATTTTGGCGATCGCCCAAGGGAGTCCGGGGGAGGCGATCGCCATTTATGAACTCCTCAGCAATGTACCCCAAGAACTTTTAGCCAAACTCAAACAAATTCCCCGTCAACCTCTCCAAGCCCTGATCCTCGCCAAAGAATTAAGTGCTGCCCTAGATACCGAGGTGCAAATGCGGCTGATTGATTATTTGCAATATCACTATTGGCAAATGACAGGTAAACGAGATGCTATTGAACGATTAGAGCAGACCCGCAAATATTTACGAGGCTATGTTCAACCGAGATTGGTTTGGGAAACATTTTTTCTGGAAAATTGTGGTGTTTTTTAA
- the psb28 gene encoding photosystem II reaction center protein Psb28, whose protein sequence is MAVIQFSQGIDEPEVPDIRVTRAPDGSTGTAIFTFEDPAALAQDSTEEITGMYLIDDEGEIVTREVKGKFYDGKARVIEARLIMRSPAEWERFMRFMERYGEANGLEFTKA, encoded by the coding sequence ATGGCAGTTATCCAATTTTCCCAAGGCATAGACGAGCCTGAAGTTCCAGATATTCGCGTCACCCGCGCACCCGACGGCAGCACAGGCACCGCAATTTTCACCTTTGAAGACCCTGCTGCTCTTGCCCAAGACAGTACCGAGGAAATTACAGGCATGTACCTCATCGACGACGAAGGTGAGATTGTGACCCGCGAAGTTAAAGGTAAATTTTACGACGGTAAAGCCCGTGTCATCGAAGCACGCCTGATCATGCGATCGCCCGCAGAATGGGAAAGATTTATGCGTTTTATGGAACGCTATGGCGAAGCAAACGGCCTAGAATTTACAAAAGCCTAA
- the secA gene encoding preprotein translocase subunit SecA — protein MFKKLFGDPNARKLKKFQPIVAEINLLAEDFAKLTDEDLARKTLEFREKLDKAESYEESEEILDEILPEAFAVVREAGGRVLGMRHFDVQLLGGIILHKGQIAEMRTGEGKTLVATLPSYLNGLTGKGVHVVTVNDYLARRDAEWMGQVHRFLGLSVGLIQNSMGPAEKIENYNCDITYTTNSELGFDYLRDNMATAMSEVVQRPFNYCVIDEVDSILVDEARTPLIISGQVERPTEKYMQAAEVARQLIPQEEEDGEGDYEVDEKARNVLMTDEGFAKAEQLLGVNDLYDSDNPWAHYIFNAVKAKELFKRDVNYMVRGEEVMIVDEFTGRVMPGRRWSDGLHQAIEAQEGVPIQKETQTLANITYQNFFLLYPKLSGMTGTAKTEETEFEKVYNLEVTVIPTNRPIKRQDWPDVVYKNERAKWKAVAEEAAQEHRKGRPVLVGTTSVEKSEVVSNYLQELGVPHNLLNARPENVEKESEIVAQAGRKGAVTIATNMAGRGTDIILGGNAEYMARLKMREYFMPMIVRPEDDQLVAGGGNGNGNSGGQGFDVNAPKKKKKTWKTTLDIYPTPLSAETEQMLKDAVKFAVDKYGEQSLTELEAEEKLAIASENAPTDDPVIQKLREVYQLIEKTYEDFTSAEHDEVIQNGGLHVMGTERHESRRIDNQLRGRAGRQGDPGSTRFFLSLEDNLLRIFGGDRVAGLMNAFRVEEDMPIESKMLTGSLEGAQKKVETFYYDARKQVFEYDEVMNNQRRAIYAERRRVLEGQDLKEQVIQYAEKTMSEIVDAYVNPDLPPEEWKLDKLLDKSKEFVYLLEDLQPSDIEDMTVPEIKTFLHEEIRKAYDLKESQVDSNQPGLMRQAERFFILQQIDTLWREHLQAIDALRESVGLRGYGQKDPLIEYKQEGYEMFLEMMIDIRRNVVYSLFQFQPQKQPQQAQAV, from the coding sequence ATGTTCAAGAAGTTATTTGGCGATCCTAACGCTCGTAAACTCAAAAAGTTTCAACCTATCGTTGCAGAAATAAACCTTCTAGCAGAAGATTTTGCGAAGCTCACCGATGAAGATCTCGCCCGTAAAACCCTCGAATTTCGCGAGAAATTAGACAAAGCCGAGAGCTACGAAGAAAGCGAAGAAATACTAGACGAAATTTTACCCGAAGCCTTTGCCGTGGTGCGCGAAGCAGGCGGACGCGTTTTAGGGATGCGCCACTTTGACGTGCAATTGCTCGGTGGCATCATCCTCCACAAAGGTCAAATTGCCGAGATGAGAACCGGTGAAGGTAAGACCCTTGTGGCGACTTTACCGTCATATCTCAATGGTCTCACTGGCAAAGGTGTCCATGTTGTCACCGTGAACGATTACCTCGCCCGCCGTGACGCAGAATGGATGGGTCAAGTCCACCGCTTCCTCGGCTTAAGTGTTGGTCTCATCCAGAATTCTATGGGGCCAGCGGAAAAAATTGAAAACTACAATTGCGACATTACCTACACCACCAACTCCGAACTCGGTTTTGACTATCTCCGTGACAATATGGCAACAGCCATGTCGGAAGTGGTACAGCGTCCCTTTAACTATTGCGTAATTGACGAAGTGGACTCCATTCTCGTCGATGAAGCGAGAACCCCCCTCATTATTTCTGGGCAAGTGGAGCGCCCCACTGAAAAGTATATGCAGGCGGCGGAAGTTGCCCGCCAGTTGATTCCTCAGGAAGAAGAGGATGGCGAAGGCGATTATGAAGTTGATGAAAAAGCCCGCAATGTCTTAATGACTGACGAAGGTTTTGCTAAGGCTGAACAACTCTTGGGTGTTAATGATCTCTACGACTCGGATAACCCTTGGGCGCACTATATTTTCAACGCTGTTAAAGCAAAAGAACTTTTTAAGCGCGATGTGAACTACATGGTGCGTGGCGAAGAAGTCATGATTGTGGATGAGTTTACTGGGCGTGTGATGCCCGGTCGTCGCTGGAGTGATGGTCTTCACCAAGCCATTGAAGCCCAAGAGGGTGTACCCATCCAGAAGGAAACCCAAACCCTCGCGAATATTACTTACCAGAATTTCTTTTTGCTCTATCCCAAGCTATCGGGCATGACGGGTACGGCAAAAACTGAAGAGACTGAATTTGAGAAAGTTTATAATCTTGAAGTCACGGTCATTCCGACAAATCGTCCGATTAAACGTCAGGATTGGCCTGATGTGGTTTATAAAAACGAGCGGGCTAAATGGAAGGCTGTTGCGGAAGAGGCTGCCCAAGAGCATAGAAAGGGTCGTCCTGTATTGGTTGGTACGACCAGTGTCGAAAAGTCTGAGGTCGTTTCTAATTACTTGCAAGAATTGGGGGTTCCCCACAATTTGCTTAATGCTCGCCCTGAGAATGTGGAAAAGGAATCAGAAATTGTCGCTCAAGCGGGTCGTAAGGGAGCGGTAACGATCGCCACGAATATGGCTGGTCGTGGTACGGATATTATTCTCGGTGGTAATGCGGAATATATGGCGCGTCTGAAGATGCGTGAGTACTTCATGCCTATGATCGTTCGCCCTGAAGATGATCAGCTTGTTGCTGGTGGCGGCAATGGTAACGGCAACAGCGGTGGTCAAGGTTTTGATGTCAATGCGCCAAAGAAAAAGAAAAAAACTTGGAAAACAACCCTTGATATTTATCCGACTCCTCTTTCTGCTGAGACAGAACAGATGCTGAAAGATGCCGTCAAATTTGCCGTGGATAAGTATGGTGAACAGAGTTTGACGGAGCTGGAGGCGGAAGAAAAGTTGGCGATCGCCTCGGAGAATGCACCAACAGATGATCCCGTGATTCAAAAGCTGCGGGAAGTTTATCAGCTCATCGAAAAAACCTACGAAGATTTTACTAGCGCAGAACATGATGAAGTGATCCAAAATGGTGGTTTGCACGTAATGGGTACTGAGCGCCACGAATCCCGCCGCATTGATAATCAGCTCCGTGGTCGTGCCGGCCGTCAAGGGGACCCCGGTTCGACCCGTTTCTTCCTCAGCCTCGAAGATAATCTCCTCCGTATCTTTGGCGGCGATCGCGTCGCAGGCTTGATGAATGCCTTCCGTGTGGAAGAAGACATGCCCATCGAATCGAAGATGCTTACCGGTTCCCTCGAAGGGGCACAGAAGAAGGTGGAAACTTTCTATTACGATGCCCGGAAACAGGTCTTTGAATATGACGAAGTAATGAACAATCAGCGTCGTGCGATTTATGCTGAGCGTCGCCGCGTTCTGGAAGGACAAGACCTCAAGGAGCAGGTGATTCAGTACGCAGAGAAGACCATGAGTGAAATTGTGGATGCCTATGTGAATCCCGATTTACCGCCTGAAGAGTGGAAGCTCGACAAGCTTCTGGATAAGTCGAAGGAATTTGTTTATCTCCTCGAAGACCTCCAGCCCAGCGACATCGAAGATATGACTGTGCCCGAAATTAAGACATTTCTCCATGAGGAAATCCGTAAGGCCTATGATCTCAAAGAAAGTCAGGTGGATTCTAACCAGCCCGGTTTGATGCGCCAAGCGGAACGCTTCTTTATCCTCCAGCAAATTGATACCCTCTGGCGGGAACACCTGCAGGCGATCGATGCATTGCGCGAGTCGGTTGGTTTACGGGGTTATGGTCAAAAAGATCCCCTGATCGAATACAAGCAAGAGGGCTATGAAATGTTCCTTGAGATGATGATCGATATTCGCCGTAATGTTGTTTATTCTCTCTTCCAATTCCAGCCGCAAAAGCAGCCTCAACAGGCGCAAGCGGTTTAG
- the larE gene encoding ATP-dependent sacrificial sulfur transferase LarE, with protein MTWQAKLEALQDFFKGLDQALIAYSGGIDSTLVAKVAHDVLGEKAIAITAVSPSLLPEELEDAQLQAQEIGISHELVETHEMDNPNYTSNPVNRCYFCKSELHDTLKPIALERGYPYVIDGVNADDLQDYRPGIQAAKERGGRSPLAEVGISKMEVREISKQLGLSWWDKPAQPCLSSRFPYGEMITTEKLQRVGRCEVYLRKLGWRNLRVRSQEDTARIELPPTQIKDFMAQIDLDELVQTFQEYGFVYVTLDLEGYRSGKLNQILDKKTLAVHSA; from the coding sequence ATGACATGGCAGGCCAAACTAGAAGCACTACAAGATTTTTTTAAGGGATTAGATCAAGCTCTCATCGCCTATTCGGGCGGGATCGATAGCACCCTTGTCGCTAAAGTTGCCCATGATGTCCTTGGTGAAAAAGCCATTGCCATCACTGCGGTTTCGCCATCTCTTCTCCCTGAAGAACTAGAAGATGCCCAACTCCAAGCCCAAGAAATTGGCATCTCCCATGAGCTGGTGGAGACCCATGAGATGGACAATCCCAACTACACCAGCAATCCCGTTAACCGTTGTTATTTTTGCAAGAGCGAACTCCACGATACTCTCAAACCCATTGCCCTTGAGCGGGGCTATCCCTATGTCATTGATGGGGTGAATGCTGATGATCTACAGGATTACCGTCCGGGGATCCAAGCCGCAAAGGAAAGGGGTGGGCGATCGCCCCTAGCAGAGGTGGGCATTAGCAAAATGGAAGTGCGCGAAATCTCCAAACAACTCGGCTTATCTTGGTGGGACAAACCAGCTCAACCTTGTCTCAGTTCCCGGTTTCCCTATGGCGAAATGATTACCACCGAGAAATTGCAACGGGTGGGACGCTGCGAAGTTTATCTGCGGAAACTCGGTTGGCGCAATCTACGGGTACGCTCCCAAGAAGATACCGCCCGCATCGAACTTCCTCCCACACAAATCAAAGACTTTATGGCACAGATCGATTTAGACGAACTTGTGCAAACATTTCAGGAGTACGGTTTCGTCTATGTGACCTTAGACCTAGAAGGCTATCGCAGCGGTAAATTGAATCAGATTCTGGACAAGAAAACCTTAGCCGTTCACTCTGCCTAA
- a CDS encoding ATP-binding cassette domain-containing protein, giving the protein MTILRVQNLALQVATRTILQDISFELNTGDRLVLLGASGSGKSTILQMLNRLQSPTSGQLTFLDKPYADYAPEELRRQINLVPQEPTLLGMQVKEALLYPLTLQKLPKPEIQRRYLYWQEKLNMPEVWLDRNEALLSGGQKQWVAIARGLTLEPKILLLDEPTSALDIGRSNNLVEILLAAQIETQIPMVIATHELDFAKHLATHVIYIEKGQITMQANAENFDWDVLREKLLMKEKHSKNDAW; this is encoded by the coding sequence ATGACGATTTTACGGGTTCAAAATCTAGCTTTGCAGGTGGCTACCCGCACAATTTTGCAGGATATTTCTTTTGAGCTGAATACGGGCGATCGCCTTGTGCTATTGGGAGCCTCAGGTTCTGGGAAAAGCACCATTTTACAAATGCTAAATCGATTGCAATCGCCAACCTCTGGCCAACTCACTTTTCTGGATAAACCCTACGCTGACTATGCGCCGGAAGAACTGCGGCGGCAAATCAATCTTGTGCCCCAAGAACCCACATTACTGGGTATGCAGGTAAAGGAGGCATTACTTTACCCACTGACATTACAAAAACTACCAAAGCCAGAAATCCAACGGCGATATTTATATTGGCAAGAAAAACTAAACATGCCCGAAGTTTGGCTAGACCGCAATGAAGCCCTATTATCCGGTGGCCAAAAACAATGGGTGGCGATCGCCCGTGGCCTCACGCTAGAACCCAAAATCTTGCTCCTCGATGAACCGACCTCAGCGCTAGATATTGGGCGATCAAATAATTTAGTAGAAATCCTATTGGCCGCCCAAATAGAAACACAAATTCCGATGGTTATAGCAACTCACGAATTAGATTTTGCCAAACATTTAGCAACCCATGTGATTTATATCGAAAAAGGTCAAATCACCATGCAGGCAAATGCCGAAAATTTTGATTGGGATGTACTGCGGGAGAAGCTGCTGATGAAAGAGAAACATAGTAAAAATGACGCTTGGTAG